The Salvelinus namaycush isolate Seneca chromosome 38, SaNama_1.0, whole genome shotgun sequence genome includes a window with the following:
- the crebl2 gene encoding cAMP-responsive element-binding protein-like 2, whose translation MDDSKMVGGKVKKPGKRGRKPAKIDLKAKLERSRQSARECRARKKLRYQYLEELVSSKERAICALREELEMYKQWCTAMDQGKIPSEIKALLTGDEQKPPQSSSTKSLKNSNQS comes from the exons ATGGATGACAGCAAG ATGGTGGGAGGCAAAGTCAAGAAACCCGGTAAACGAGGCCGTAAACCCGCTAAGATTGATCTGAAAGCGAAGTTAGAGAGGAGTCGGCAGAGCGCCCGGGAGTGCCGAGCCAGGAAGAAGCTCCGGTATCAGTACCTAGAGGAACTCGTGTCCAGCAAGGAGAGGGCCATCTGCGCCCTGAGGGAGGAGCTGGAGATG TACAAGCAGTGGTGTACAGCCATGGACCAGGGCAAGATCCCGTCTGAGATAAAGGCCCTGCTGACGGGAGACGAACAGAAGCCTCCTCAGAGCTCCTCCACCAAGAGCTTGAAGAACAGCAACCAGAGCTAA